From Myxococcota bacterium, one genomic window encodes:
- a CDS encoding diacylglycerol kinase family protein, with protein MSYSERSAFVLNANAKSVTDRVVAGLVKLVPAGDLFYSKSMQDSENYYRTILDRGYGMVFNGGGDGTVVNAINTMHRIAKTEKMQLPKIGILKLGTGNAMAQVVKAQKAYWDVSHIVQGGAIQEKPLHLVECEDGTLTPFAGIGYDGEILNDYMYVKEKQGLTSIPAYLWAAFSRTLPRHIYNPDPIIKIYSHKIAYQMVNIDGEDQEIEIPPNTLLYEGPASIASVGSIPWYGFGFAMFPFADRKEGFLNLRISTMSLSTIVTHLYPGIWKGTYRHPKLNDFLVQDILIESKQPLPYQIGGDAKGYRNRLRFKAAKTPIQVAELSPARIGLAERPILGLLPAFNGVIS; from the coding sequence ATGAGTTATTCTGAACGAAGCGCCTTCGTATTGAATGCGAATGCCAAAAGCGTCACAGACCGAGTCGTTGCAGGCCTGGTGAAGCTCGTCCCAGCGGGCGATCTTTTCTACTCAAAATCGATGCAAGATTCCGAAAACTACTACCGAACCATTTTGGACAGAGGTTACGGCATGGTATTTAACGGTGGCGGAGACGGCACGGTGGTAAATGCCATCAACACCATGCACCGCATCGCAAAAACCGAAAAGATGCAGCTCCCTAAAATCGGGATTCTTAAGCTCGGAACAGGCAACGCGATGGCTCAGGTGGTCAAAGCACAAAAAGCCTATTGGGACGTAAGCCATATCGTTCAAGGCGGCGCGATCCAGGAAAAGCCATTGCACTTAGTCGAATGTGAAGACGGTACCCTCACCCCTTTTGCTGGTATCGGGTATGACGGCGAAATCCTAAACGACTACATGTATGTGAAGGAAAAACAAGGCTTAACTTCAATCCCAGCTTATCTGTGGGCTGCTTTTTCGAGAACTCTACCAAGACATATCTATAATCCAGATCCCATTATCAAAATTTACTCACATAAGATCGCCTACCAAATGGTCAATATCGATGGCGAGGACCAAGAAATCGAAATCCCGCCCAATACCCTTCTTTACGAAGGCCCAGCATCTATCGCCTCTGTAGGAAGTATCCCCTGGTATGGATTTGGATTCGCGATGTTCCCATTTGCAGATCGCAAAGAAGGCTTTTTAAATCTGCGCATTAGCACGATGAGTCTTAGCACCATTGTAACCCATCTCTATCCTGGCATCTGGAAAGGCACTTACCGTCATCCAAAACTAAACGACTTTTTGGTGCAAGATATTTTAATCGAAAGCAAACAGCCGTTGCCCTACCAAATCGGCGGTGACGCCAAAGGATACCGAAATCGCCTGCGCTTTAAAGCCGCTAAAACGCCTATCCAAGTTGCTGAACTATCTCCTGCACGTATCGGGCTCGCAGAGCGACCGATCCTAGGGCTATTGCCAGCTTTTAATGGGGTTATCAGTTGA
- a CDS encoding aspartate kinase produces MNIIVQKYGGSSLATPSHIREVALLIQKRHESGVKLCVVVSAMGKNTNELLALAQEISPHPIRRELDMLLTCGERSSMALLAMALGELGIPSMSLTGSQSGIITDDVHSGARIIEVRPHRVQQGLDEGKVVIIAGFQGVSQSKEITTLGRGGSDTTAVAMAAALGAEACEIYSDVAGVYSADPRVITDPAHISELSYDEMLKLASSGAKVLNAEAVAFAKLKNITIKARKAGFDSHETIIKEVASTTEVSVKAITCQENLICYRFETLTELTNLLRALAAINIKPNQIIGSPAGFCLISPEDAHGQLPIIGRMADCASISLIGNHIGDNMPLLSRTLSKMQALEIPILGLVSSKLRLYFLIARPTVGEAVQAIYAENLK; encoded by the coding sequence ATGAATATTATCGTCCAAAAATACGGAGGCTCGTCATTGGCGACGCCTTCGCATATTCGTGAGGTAGCCCTACTCATTCAAAAGCGCCATGAAAGTGGCGTTAAGCTTTGTGTGGTGGTCTCTGCGATGGGCAAAAACACCAACGAACTTTTGGCCTTGGCTCAAGAAATCTCGCCTCATCCGATTCGGCGAGAACTAGATATGCTGCTAACTTGCGGCGAGCGCTCTTCAATGGCTCTACTGGCCATGGCTTTAGGCGAGCTTGGCATCCCCAGCATGAGCCTCACAGGCAGCCAATCCGGCATTATTACCGATGACGTTCATTCAGGCGCTCGTATTATTGAAGTTAGACCTCACCGTGTGCAACAAGGGCTCGATGAAGGCAAAGTGGTCATCATTGCTGGTTTTCAAGGTGTGTCTCAAAGCAAAGAGATTACGACTTTAGGCCGCGGTGGCTCTGATACCACGGCCGTTGCCATGGCAGCAGCACTTGGGGCAGAAGCCTGTGAGATCTATTCAGATGTAGCCGGTGTTTATAGCGCAGACCCGCGCGTGATCACAGACCCAGCGCATATTTCCGAGCTCTCCTATGATGAGATGCTTAAGCTTGCGTCCTCTGGCGCAAAAGTCCTAAACGCAGAAGCAGTTGCTTTTGCAAAACTCAAAAATATCACCATTAAGGCTCGAAAAGCCGGATTCGATAGCCATGAGACGATTATAAAAGAAGTGGCAAGCACAACCGAAGTCAGTGTCAAAGCCATTACCTGCCAAGAAAATCTGATTTGCTACCGGTTTGAAACATTGACCGAACTGACCAATCTTTTACGAGCTCTGGCTGCAATCAACATCAAACCGAACCAAATCATCGGCTCTCCTGCCGGTTTTTGCCTGATTAGTCCTGAAGATGCACACGGACAGCTGCCAATAATAGGCCGAATGGCTGATTGTGCTAGCATCTCATTAATTGGTAACCACATTGGAGATAATATGCCTCTTCTCAGTAGGACGCTTAGCAAAATGCAGGCTTTAGAAATTCCAATCCTCGGCTTGGTTAGTTCCAAGCTCAGACTATATTTTTTGATAGCTAGGCCCACCGTTGGCGAGGCTGTCCAAGCTATCTATGCGGAGAATCTTAAATGA
- a CDS encoding DUF507 family protein has product MRLYRKIIPKIAKDSIRLLTTAGHIEVEEDKIEEAELDLAAVMVEYLDNDDRLTEQARDLLSRRGLGADRFSQAKKSLADAKNFKIGDEALDYILGQLSEALLASKNIEEVFADDPELRKTIRQAMDKYASIPEDLDKEARSRLKNLREGSPDWEIEYPRVVAQLKRQKGL; this is encoded by the coding sequence ATGCGGCTCTATCGTAAAATCATTCCAAAAATCGCCAAAGACAGTATCCGGCTTCTCACGACTGCTGGGCATATTGAGGTAGAAGAAGACAAAATCGAAGAGGCAGAATTAGATTTAGCCGCGGTGATGGTCGAATACCTAGACAATGATGACCGTTTGACTGAACAAGCGCGTGACTTGCTGAGCCGTAGAGGTTTGGGAGCAGATCGTTTTTCTCAGGCCAAAAAATCCTTGGCAGATGCCAAAAATTTCAAAATTGGTGATGAGGCTTTGGATTATATCCTGGGTCAACTCTCCGAAGCCTTGCTTGCCTCCAAGAATATCGAAGAAGTGTTTGCTGATGATCCTGAACTTCGCAAAACCATTCGCCAAGCGATGGATAAGTATGCTTCGATTCCAGAAGATTTGGATAAAGAAGCCCGTAGTAGACTGAAAAACCTCCGCGAAGGCTCTCCTGATTGGGAAATTGAATACCCTCGCGTTGTTGCTCAACTGAAAAGACAGAAAGGACTTTAA
- a CDS encoding NAD(P)/FAD-dependent oxidoreductase — MRTHRCDVLIVGAGPAGAHLASLLGRAGFSVILVDKNLEGETGARWVNGIPLWVFAEAGLEKPEIHEVHTAGSRFTLIDPTHQARVSISVPFLLDVDMRSFGDRLVSRAQASPGVRVMLGKAIKGFEFDHHGRPLRAFSQTDSFEAELMVDVSGLSAIIRKGTPFLKELCPPIEPKDLCRAAQEVRAIKDPHGALNFLEKQNCQSGEILSWVGVAGGYSVLRIQIASDLRTMAFLTGSRALFGVPSGAKIIQNFIATHPWVGDKIFGGQRAIPLGRPYAHLVAPGVALVGDSAGQVYASHGSGIAMGLLAAKILAKHLIQGATRGDDIGSLSVLWGYAHEFHDTYGPLLAMSDLNRRFSQTLSPYEVHQIIASGLLSAGILRSSLMQQRPEISWRETSNQMKALVRAPGLSMRVMWAFSKLPKILWASKQYPSEPDLPKALAYERRLAGLL; from the coding sequence ATGCGAACTCATCGCTGCGATGTTTTAATTGTGGGAGCCGGTCCGGCGGGCGCTCACTTAGCATCTTTATTAGGCCGTGCCGGCTTTTCGGTTATTCTGGTAGACAAAAACTTAGAAGGTGAAACAGGCGCCCGATGGGTTAATGGTATCCCTTTATGGGTTTTTGCTGAAGCAGGCCTTGAAAAACCCGAAATCCACGAAGTTCATACAGCTGGTTCAAGATTTACGCTGATCGACCCGACGCATCAAGCACGGGTATCGATTTCTGTGCCTTTTCTGCTCGATGTCGATATGCGCAGCTTTGGCGATCGGTTGGTGAGCCGTGCTCAGGCGTCTCCGGGCGTGCGCGTGATGCTTGGCAAGGCGATTAAAGGTTTTGAGTTTGATCATCACGGCCGCCCTTTAAGAGCTTTTTCGCAAACGGACAGTTTTGAAGCGGAGTTAATGGTCGATGTGTCTGGCCTTTCCGCCATCATTCGAAAGGGGACACCTTTTTTAAAAGAACTATGTCCGCCCATTGAACCCAAAGATTTATGCCGAGCAGCTCAAGAAGTTCGGGCTATTAAAGATCCGCATGGTGCTTTAAATTTTCTGGAAAAGCAGAATTGCCAAAGTGGTGAGATCCTATCTTGGGTTGGCGTAGCCGGAGGCTATTCAGTTCTGCGCATTCAGATAGCGTCCGACCTTCGGACCATGGCCTTTTTAACTGGTTCAAGAGCGCTGTTTGGCGTTCCTTCCGGCGCTAAGATTATCCAAAATTTCATTGCCACGCACCCTTGGGTGGGCGACAAAATTTTTGGAGGACAGCGAGCCATTCCCTTAGGTCGTCCCTACGCACATTTGGTCGCGCCCGGAGTGGCTTTGGTCGGTGACAGCGCGGGGCAAGTCTATGCTAGCCATGGCAGCGGCATCGCTATGGGCCTTTTGGCAGCGAAAATTTTGGCGAAGCATTTGATTCAAGGTGCCACTCGGGGAGATGATATCGGTTCGCTTTCGGTTCTATGGGGTTATGCACACGAATTTCATGACACTTATGGGCCGCTTTTGGCCATGTCCGATTTAAACAGGCGCTTTTCCCAAACGCTGTCGCCCTATGAAGTCCATCAAATTATTGCCAGCGGTCTTTTGAGCGCGGGGATTTTGCGCAGTTCTTTGATGCAACAACGGCCTGAAATCAGCTGGCGCGAGACTTCTAACCAAATGAAAGCTTTGGTCAGAGCGCCTGGGCTAAGCATGCGTGTTATGTGGGCTTTTTCAAAGTTGCCCAAAATCCTGTGGGCCAGCAAGCAATATCCTTCGGAGCCCGACTTGCCAAAGGCCTTAGCATACGAGAGAAGATTAGCTGGTTTGCTATGA
- a CDS encoding methylated-DNA--[protein]-cysteine S-methyltransferase, with protein sequence MTLFSQKLTTPIGELILTANDSALTGIFYRLPKSLDMLRDTETPVLKQAKAQLVEYFACKRQHFDLPLEFQGTDFQKRVWQALLQIPYGETRSYAQIAVQVGSPKAVRAVGLANSKNPISIIAACHRVIGSNKKLTGYAGGLPNKEYLLKLENASLA encoded by the coding sequence ATGACACTTTTTTCTCAAAAATTAACCACTCCCATTGGTGAGCTAATATTAACTGCAAATGACAGCGCATTAACGGGTATATTCTATCGATTACCGAAAAGTTTGGATATGCTGAGAGACACTGAGACGCCGGTGCTTAAACAAGCCAAAGCACAACTCGTCGAATATTTCGCCTGCAAACGCCAGCATTTTGATCTACCACTGGAATTTCAGGGAACTGATTTTCAAAAACGAGTTTGGCAGGCGCTCTTACAAATTCCTTACGGCGAAACACGTTCTTATGCCCAGATTGCTGTGCAGGTTGGATCGCCAAAGGCTGTGAGGGCTGTTGGACTCGCCAACTCCAAAAACCCCATTTCGATTATTGCCGCATGCCATCGCGTGATTGGCTCGAATAAAAAGCTCACTGGCTACGCCGGGGGCCTTCCTAACAAAGAATATTTACTAAAGTTGGAAAATGCGTCGTTGGCTTGA
- the recJ gene encoding single-stranded-DNA-specific exonuclease RecJ gives MRRWLERPVDLGAVNRLIIELDISRLLARILVARGIDDPAKAQRYLNPSLADLPNPDALAGMQDACLRMVKAILEGEKIGVFGDYDVDGVTSTVILSEFLESVGADVVVTLPNRLTEGYGLSLAGLERLEKQGVRLIVTVDCGVTAHEEIDAAIARNIDVIVIDHHTVPVVLPKAVAVINPHRNDCTRSAHHLCAAGVTFNLCMALRKALRERGFFATRAEPNLSKLLDLVALGTVADVVPLIEDNRIFVQKGLDLIKKAQRPGIKALLGASKIEPQKATAGTLGFHLGPRINAAGRLESAMSAVELLKSSDYMPAFLIAEQLDASNQERRELEKQIVEEALAEIALSSEHQEAFAIVVARDTWHPGVVGIVASRLVEKTGKPAIVIGQNGKGSGRSIPGFHLHEALCAIEETMLGFGGHAHAVGVHVDLEDFNLFQDAFRDYAGQKLTAEDLVPLVYHDGDIALDDLSEKLVELLALAAPFGRSNPEPVFCLRGVQIKDARELKGGHLKGQLVSDKNIEFIAFGMADKLELIAKPVDLLVTPEINEWMGRRTLQLRVKDLALPKS, from the coding sequence ATGCGTCGTTGGCTTGAAAGACCTGTGGATTTAGGCGCGGTGAATCGCCTGATCATCGAACTCGATATTTCGCGTTTGCTGGCCCGAATATTGGTCGCTCGTGGTATCGATGACCCAGCGAAGGCGCAGCGCTATCTAAACCCCAGCTTGGCAGATCTGCCTAATCCAGACGCCCTAGCGGGGATGCAGGATGCTTGCCTTCGAATGGTTAAAGCGATTTTAGAAGGTGAAAAAATCGGCGTCTTTGGTGATTACGATGTCGATGGCGTGACGTCGACGGTTATTTTATCCGAGTTTCTCGAAAGCGTCGGGGCAGACGTGGTGGTCACGTTGCCAAATCGCTTAACGGAAGGCTATGGGCTAAGTCTGGCCGGCCTAGAACGCCTGGAAAAGCAGGGTGTGCGATTAATCGTCACGGTTGACTGCGGTGTTACCGCTCATGAAGAAATCGACGCGGCCATTGCTCGAAACATTGATGTCATTGTCATTGATCACCACACGGTCCCGGTTGTCCTACCAAAAGCGGTAGCGGTGATTAACCCGCACCGAAACGACTGCACGCGCAGTGCGCATCACCTATGTGCTGCCGGTGTGACTTTTAATCTCTGTATGGCTTTGCGCAAAGCTTTGAGAGAACGAGGCTTTTTTGCGACTCGCGCTGAGCCTAATCTCTCGAAACTGCTCGATTTGGTTGCACTCGGAACCGTTGCGGACGTTGTCCCGCTGATAGAAGACAATCGGATTTTTGTTCAAAAAGGTTTAGATCTCATCAAGAAAGCGCAGCGGCCAGGCATCAAAGCTTTGCTTGGTGCTTCAAAAATTGAGCCGCAAAAAGCCACTGCGGGCACTTTAGGTTTTCACTTGGGGCCGCGTATCAACGCAGCAGGCCGGTTAGAAAGCGCGATGAGCGCGGTAGAGCTACTCAAATCATCCGATTATATGCCGGCGTTTTTGATCGCTGAACAACTCGATGCCAGCAACCAAGAACGCAGAGAACTTGAAAAGCAGATTGTCGAAGAAGCGCTTGCAGAAATTGCCCTTTCTTCGGAGCATCAAGAGGCTTTTGCCATTGTTGTCGCAAGAGATACTTGGCATCCGGGCGTTGTTGGCATCGTTGCTAGCCGGCTTGTGGAAAAAACGGGCAAGCCCGCCATTGTTATCGGTCAAAACGGTAAAGGCTCGGGGCGTAGCATTCCTGGATTTCATTTGCATGAAGCCTTATGTGCCATCGAAGAGACTATGCTCGGATTCGGCGGGCATGCTCATGCGGTTGGCGTGCATGTGGATCTAGAAGATTTCAATTTGTTCCAAGATGCTTTTAGAGACTATGCAGGCCAAAAGTTGACGGCCGAAGATCTTGTGCCTTTGGTCTATCATGATGGCGATATTGCTTTGGACGACCTGAGTGAAAAGTTGGTAGAACTACTGGCCTTGGCGGCACCCTTTGGGCGTTCAAATCCGGAGCCAGTGTTCTGTTTGCGAGGCGTTCAAATAAAAGACGCTCGCGAACTTAAAGGCGGCCATCTTAAAGGCCAGTTGGTAAGCGATAAGAACATCGAGTTCATCGCCTTTGGCATGGCCGATAAATTGGAGTTGATCGCCAAACCGGTCGATTTGCTCGTCACCCCTGAAATCAATGAATGGATGGGCAGGCGTACGCTGCAGCTGCGCGTTAAAGACTTAGCTTTGCCAAAATCGTAG
- a CDS encoding YifB family Mg chelatase-like AAA ATPase, producing MLAVVSSATVLGIEAIPIQVEVDIANGLPGFATVGLPENTVKEARVRVQAAIANSDYLFPAGRITVNLAPAHLRKEGTGFDFPIALGILAAQGLIPLERLAKTFVVGELSLSGQVRPVRGVLAVAQLAFEQGFQCMLVAKENGAEAALVAGLEVRMVGNFRDAAHFLVTGETDKLPVAVPSLDIGLKSYETDFSDVRGQYQARRSLEIAAAGGHNLIMIGGPGAGKTMMARCLPTILPPMNTTEALEVTRIHSAAGLTLGSGMIDERPFRAPHHSMTRAGLVGGGTGIPRPGELSLANNGVLFLDELPEFSRNVLEVLRQPLESGEVVLSRANATLRYPAKIMLLAAMNPCPCGNYGTPRKKCRCSPIDIGRYKSRLSGPLLDRIDLHVEVPPVDLVALQSSSLGESSASVRARVCAARELQKARLGPLKLNSNMTKSQLVETGTPTAAGQKLIGLAIDRLGLSARGYDRVLRVARTIADLANSPVVDSPHVGEALQYRGDEKILQAA from the coding sequence ATGCTTGCTGTTGTTAGTTCTGCCACCGTTCTTGGTATTGAGGCGATTCCGATTCAGGTGGAAGTGGATATTGCTAATGGTTTGCCTGGCTTTGCCACGGTTGGACTTCCTGAAAATACCGTCAAAGAGGCTCGGGTCCGGGTACAGGCTGCGATAGCAAACTCAGATTATTTGTTTCCGGCGGGCCGTATCACGGTTAATTTGGCGCCTGCTCATCTTAGGAAAGAAGGCACCGGCTTTGATTTTCCCATTGCACTTGGCATTTTAGCAGCTCAAGGATTGATCCCGCTCGAGCGTTTGGCGAAGACTTTCGTTGTAGGCGAGCTATCTTTATCGGGGCAGGTCAGGCCGGTTCGAGGTGTGTTGGCGGTTGCGCAGCTGGCTTTTGAACAGGGCTTTCAATGCATGCTGGTGGCCAAAGAAAATGGCGCAGAAGCAGCTTTGGTGGCGGGTCTTGAAGTCCGCATGGTAGGAAATTTTCGCGATGCTGCACATTTCTTGGTGACAGGTGAAACCGACAAGTTGCCTGTTGCGGTGCCGAGTTTAGACATCGGTCTTAAAAGTTATGAAACAGATTTTAGTGATGTGCGCGGACAGTATCAAGCCAGGCGCTCTTTGGAAATCGCTGCCGCTGGTGGGCATAACCTAATCATGATTGGTGGACCCGGTGCGGGCAAAACCATGATGGCTAGGTGTCTGCCCACAATCTTGCCGCCTATGAATACGACCGAGGCTTTAGAGGTGACGCGCATACATTCGGCTGCTGGTCTTACCTTGGGCAGCGGAATGATAGATGAAAGGCCATTCAGAGCGCCGCATCACTCGATGACCAGGGCAGGTTTGGTCGGAGGGGGGACGGGCATTCCGCGTCCGGGCGAGTTGAGCTTGGCAAATAACGGCGTCCTATTTTTGGATGAATTACCTGAGTTTTCCAGAAACGTATTGGAGGTACTGCGCCAGCCTCTAGAGTCCGGTGAAGTCGTGTTAAGTCGGGCCAACGCCACGCTGCGCTATCCGGCCAAGATTATGTTGCTCGCAGCCATGAATCCTTGCCCTTGTGGTAATTATGGTACACCGCGTAAGAAATGCCGCTGCTCGCCGATTGACATTGGCAGGTATAAATCTCGCTTAAGTGGTCCGTTGCTTGACCGCATCGATTTGCATGTGGAAGTGCCGCCTGTAGATTTGGTGGCGCTGCAAAGTAGTTCGCTCGGAGAAAGCTCAGCCAGCGTCAGGGCACGGGTTTGTGCGGCTCGCGAACTGCAAAAAGCGCGTCTAGGGCCGCTCAAGCTCAATTCAAATATGACTAAGTCGCAATTGGTTGAGACAGGCACGCCCACCGCGGCAGGCCAAAAGCTGATCGGACTTGCTATCGATCGGTTGGGATTAAGCGCCAGGGGTTACGATCGAGTGCTTCGCGTGGCGCGCACCATTGCCGATTTGGCCAATTCGCCGGTTGTTGACTCGCCTCATGTTGGAGAAGCTTTGCAGTATCGAGGCGATGAAAAAATATTGCAGGCTGCTTAA
- a CDS encoding citrate/2-methylcitrate synthase: protein MTDFIVAQKGLENIIVDKTALSLVDGQQGLLIYRGYHIDEMAKCSFEEVCHLFLFGHLPNQAELEKFDKRLKAKRAVEQLVLDYVFNAPKNEQPMALLRTAVSMLSAYLPGVEDNSPASLQENAIALIAKTTTLAAAIARAKRDQKAIEPDLTLSHAANFLYMSRGERVDEVVSKTLDTALVLHVDHGFNASTFTARVTASTLTDIVSAVVAAIGSLKGPLHGGANTAVMEMLLKIGELDQVDAFVDKAMQEKQKIPGFGHRVYKTIDPRAKHLKLMSEAWGKRVGQVKWFAMSQRLEDMMMERKKLNANVDFYSASTYYAMGIPPEMYTVIFAIARMAGWTAHVMEQLAENRLVRPEAQYTGVQDLKWLPIDKR, encoded by the coding sequence ATGACTGATTTCATCGTTGCGCAAAAAGGTCTCGAAAATATCATTGTTGATAAAACCGCCTTGTCGCTGGTAGATGGCCAGCAGGGTTTGCTCATTTATCGAGGCTATCACATCGATGAAATGGCGAAATGCTCGTTTGAAGAGGTTTGCCACCTGTTTTTATTTGGACATTTGCCTAATCAAGCAGAACTTGAAAAATTTGATAAGCGGCTTAAAGCAAAACGCGCGGTAGAGCAGCTGGTGTTGGACTACGTTTTTAACGCACCTAAAAACGAGCAACCGATGGCCTTATTGCGCACCGCAGTGTCCATGTTGTCGGCCTATTTACCTGGGGTAGAAGATAATTCGCCTGCCTCATTGCAAGAAAATGCTATTGCCCTCATTGCTAAAACCACCACTTTGGCAGCCGCCATTGCGCGAGCCAAACGCGACCAAAAAGCCATTGAGCCCGATTTAACTTTGAGCCATGCGGCAAACTTTCTTTATATGTCTCGCGGAGAGCGGGTGGATGAAGTCGTTTCCAAAACTTTGGATACCGCGCTGGTGCTCCATGTGGACCATGGGTTCAATGCCAGCACATTCACCGCAAGGGTGACGGCCTCTACGCTAACTGATATCGTGTCGGCGGTGGTTGCGGCGATTGGCTCCCTGAAAGGTCCTCTGCATGGTGGCGCCAATACAGCGGTCATGGAAATGTTGCTGAAAATAGGCGAGCTGGATCAGGTCGATGCCTTTGTTGATAAAGCGATGCAGGAGAAACAAAAGATTCCGGGCTTCGGACATCGTGTTTACAAAACCATTGATCCTCGCGCCAAGCATCTAAAACTCATGTCGGAAGCCTGGGGCAAGCGGGTAGGCCAGGTGAAATGGTTCGCCATGAGCCAGCGCTTAGAAGATATGATGATGGAACGCAAAAAGCTCAACGCGAACGTGGATTTCTATTCAGCATCGACTTACTACGCCATGGGCATCCCTCCTGAAATGTACACCGTCATCTTCGCCATCGCCCGCATGGCAGGCTGGACTGCTCATGTGATGGAACAGCTAGCTGAAAACCGGCTGGTGAGACCAGAAGCGCAGTACACGGGAGTTCAAGACCTAAAATGGCTGCCCATCG